One bacterium genomic window carries:
- a CDS encoding PhoH family protein, with protein sequence MDLVGITRKQGNLSRGDIDRTLHISAPGRELHADPDAPFAAMFRAGDRSYNPRTAGQNEYWEAIQRSDITFAFGPAGTGKTFIAVVCAVQMFQQGKFDRIILVRPVVEAGESLGFLPGDVREKVDPYFRPLYDALMKMIPGDRLRKLLDRQIIEIAPLAYMRGRTLDNAFLIMDEAQNTTAGQMKMFLTRMGENSKAVITGDLTQIDLPRRSDSGLLGIEYILEGIKGIEFVKLKNSDVVRHPLVARIVGAYDRLLKNTADASGDAAQETGEALGKLPEHRGKPSSTSND encoded by the coding sequence GTCGGCATCACACGGAAGCAGGGGAATCTGTCGCGCGGCGACATTGACCGGACGCTGCATATCAGCGCGCCGGGACGGGAGTTGCACGCCGATCCTGATGCTCCGTTTGCGGCGATGTTCCGCGCGGGCGACCGGAGTTACAATCCGCGCACGGCGGGACAAAACGAATATTGGGAAGCGATTCAACGCAGTGACATCACGTTCGCATTCGGACCTGCCGGAACCGGCAAAACATTCATCGCCGTCGTCTGCGCGGTGCAGATGTTTCAGCAGGGGAAGTTCGACCGGATTATTCTCGTGCGTCCGGTAGTGGAAGCGGGTGAGAGTCTGGGTTTCCTGCCGGGTGATGTGCGCGAGAAGGTGGATCCTTATTTCCGACCGCTTTATGATGCGCTGATGAAGATGATTCCGGGGGACCGTTTGCGCAAATTGCTGGACCGGCAGATTATCGAGATTGCTCCGCTTGCGTACATGCGCGGCAGAACGCTCGATAATGCGTTTCTCATTATGGATGAGGCGCAAAACACGACGGCAGGGCAGATGAAAATGTTTCTGACTCGCATGGGCGAGAATTCGAAGGCGGTTATCACCGGTGATTTGACGCAGATAGACCTGCCGCGGCGCAGCGACTCGGGATTGCTCGGCATCGAGTACATCCTCGAAGGCATCAAGGGAATTGAATTTGTGAAATTGAAAAACTCCGACGTCGTCCGCCATCCGCTCGTGGCGAGAATCGTCGGCGCCTACGACCGACTATTGAAGAATACTGCGGACGCGAGCGGCGACGCAGCTCAAGAAACAGGCGAAGCTCTCGGCAAGCTGCCCGAACACCGCGGTAAGCCGTCCTCCACCTCCAATGACTGA
- the ybeY gene encoding rRNA maturation RNase YbeY, translating into MTDQPPPRRRARGKLEFYSEIPRARVRKDYALACASAAMRRIPAPVNAIRFVLVNDRKMAKLHREFMNIRGTTDVITFDLTDPGKGIEGEIYICLDQARRQARDYRVPLYQEVARLAAHGVLHLAGYDDRTETGRKQMSRYEDIALKAGGAL; encoded by the coding sequence ATGACTGACCAACCTCCCCCGCGCAGGCGCGCTCGAGGCAAGCTCGAATTCTATTCGGAGATTCCCCGTGCGCGCGTGCGCAAAGACTATGCACTGGCTTGCGCAAGCGCGGCCATGCGCAGAATACCCGCACCTGTCAACGCGATTCGCTTTGTGCTTGTGAATGACCGCAAGATGGCGAAGCTGCACCGGGAATTCATGAACATTCGCGGCACGACGGACGTGATTACCTTCGATCTCACCGACCCGGGCAAGGGAATCGAGGGCGAGATTTACATTTGTCTCGATCAGGCTCGCAGGCAGGCGCGCGACTATCGCGTGCCGCTCTATCAGGAAGTCGCGCGTCTGGCCGCGCACGGTGTCCTGCATCTGGCAGGGTATGATGACCGTACCGAAACGGGGCGTAAGCAGATGAGCCGGTATGAGGACATTGCCTTGAAAGCGGGAGGTGCGTTATGA